In Palleronia sp. LCG004, a single window of DNA contains:
- a CDS encoding TIGR01620 family protein has product MAERRGPILIEEEEVEGPRASPAEAPPVPDTIENAPDGQAMRTMAALAARRGSRLGRWFRRVTGALVAFFVSVATWSAIDALLLANPVLGWIAMVLVGAFLIVLSLICIRELAALARLARVGEIHAEAEAALAGGGDLARARKVADRLSHLYAGREALRWGHERFAERRGDVFDADALFHLAEIELLAPLDAAARIEVEAAARQVATVTAVVPLAFADVAAALTSNLRMIRRIAEIYGGRAGTLGAWRLTRAVFTHLVATGAVAVGDDLIGSVAGGSVLTRISRRFGEGIVNGALTARVGIAAMEVCRPLPFAAGRKPQVHSLIGRALGGLFPGRRDES; this is encoded by the coding sequence ATGGCTGAACGCCGGGGGCCGATCCTGATCGAGGAGGAGGAGGTCGAGGGGCCGCGCGCCTCGCCGGCCGAAGCTCCGCCCGTGCCCGACACGATCGAGAACGCGCCCGACGGGCAGGCGATGCGCACTATGGCGGCGCTGGCCGCGCGGCGGGGATCGCGGCTCGGTCGGTGGTTCCGTCGCGTGACGGGCGCGCTCGTGGCCTTCTTCGTGTCGGTCGCCACATGGTCCGCGATCGACGCTTTGCTGCTTGCCAATCCGGTGCTGGGCTGGATCGCGATGGTGCTCGTCGGGGCGTTCCTCATCGTCCTGTCGCTCATCTGCATACGGGAACTTGCGGCGCTGGCCCGGCTCGCGCGGGTGGGCGAGATCCATGCCGAGGCCGAGGCCGCCCTCGCGGGAGGTGGCGATCTGGCCCGGGCGCGCAAGGTCGCCGACCGGTTGTCTCATCTCTATGCGGGGCGCGAGGCTCTGCGCTGGGGCCATGAGCGGTTCGCCGAGCGACGGGGCGATGTCTTCGACGCCGATGCGCTGTTCCACCTTGCCGAGATCGAGCTTCTCGCGCCGCTCGACGCGGCCGCGCGGATCGAGGTGGAGGCCGCCGCGCGGCAGGTCGCGACCGTGACGGCGGTGGTGCCGCTGGCCTTCGCCGACGTCGCCGCGGCCCTGACGAGCAACCTGCGCATGATCCGGCGCATCGCCGAGATCTATGGCGGCCGGGCGGGAACGCTCGGTGCGTGGCGGCTCACCCGGGCGGTCTTCACTCATCTCGTCGCGACGGGTGCGGTCGCCGTTGGCGACGATCTCATCGGATCGGTCGCGGGTGGATCGGTGCTGACCCGGATCAGCCGGCGCTTCGGAGAGGGAATCGTCAACGGTGCCCTCACCGCGCGGGTCGGGATCGCCGCGATGGAGGTCTGCCGGCCGCTGCCCTTCGCCGCCGGTCGCAAGCCGCAGGTCCACAGCCTGATCGGCAGGGCGCTGGGCGGGCTCTTTCCCGGCCGCCGGGATGAAAGCTGA
- a CDS encoding AI-2E family transporter — MSESPASEPRHEEVRSDAELREEHIRQLVKIRRLLITLVLFASVLACFFAKDVLLPVILGLMLALTLSPIVRGAGRIGVPAPVSAALLVITFGTAIAAGGYAASGPVGSWLSEAPELGQELRIKLRGLLASVERVKQASEEVGGIAEQAGSGEVQRVAIEQPGILNSAVSSAASAGTTLVVALVLALFILSAGDMFRVKLVETMPRLSEKKRAVKILYGVERAISQYLLTITLINAGLGLAVWGLMALAGLPKAYIWGIVAFTFNFLPFIGAVAGVILVAMYSILTFDMLGQAIIPPLLYLAATSLEGQIITPSILGRRLELNTVSVFVTVVFWGWLWGIAGALMAVPFLVIVKVACDNVETLRTLGKFLGGADTQVAAAREPDEPEEPKGDEQSIKA, encoded by the coding sequence ATGTCGGAATCACCGGCCAGCGAACCACGGCATGAAGAAGTCCGCAGCGACGCGGAGCTTCGGGAAGAACACATCCGGCAACTCGTCAAGATCCGGCGCCTTCTCATCACGCTCGTCCTCTTCGCATCCGTTCTCGCGTGTTTCTTCGCCAAGGACGTTCTGCTTCCTGTAATCCTGGGATTAATGCTCGCTCTGACGCTGAGTCCGATCGTCCGTGGGGCGGGCCGGATCGGGGTGCCGGCCCCCGTCAGTGCAGCCTTGCTGGTCATCACGTTCGGCACGGCCATCGCGGCAGGCGGCTATGCCGCGAGCGGACCGGTCGGAAGCTGGCTCTCCGAAGCGCCCGAACTCGGACAGGAACTCCGCATCAAGTTGCGCGGTCTTCTCGCATCCGTAGAGCGCGTTAAACAGGCGAGCGAGGAGGTCGGTGGCATCGCCGAGCAAGCGGGTTCGGGAGAGGTGCAGCGCGTGGCGATCGAGCAGCCCGGTATTCTGAATTCAGCCGTCAGCAGCGCGGCAAGCGCAGGCACCACGCTTGTCGTGGCGCTGGTGCTCGCACTCTTCATCCTGTCGGCGGGAGACATGTTCCGCGTAAAGCTGGTCGAGACGATGCCCCGGCTGAGCGAGAAGAAGCGCGCGGTCAAGATCCTCTACGGTGTCGAACGGGCGATCTCGCAATACCTGCTGACGATCACCCTCATCAATGCCGGGCTCGGGCTCGCCGTGTGGGGTTTGATGGCGCTGGCGGGTCTGCCCAAGGCGTATATCTGGGGGATCGTCGCGTTCACGTTCAACTTCCTGCCCTTCATCGGCGCGGTCGCGGGCGTGATCCTCGTTGCGATGTATTCGATTCTGACCTTCGACATGCTGGGCCAGGCGATCATTCCGCCACTGCTCTATCTGGCTGCGACCTCGCTCGAAGGGCAGATCATCACGCCGTCGATCCTTGGCCGGAGGTTGGAGCTCAACACCGTGTCGGTCTTCGTGACCGTCGTCTTCTGGGGCTGGCTCTGGGGGATCGCGGGCGCGCTGATGGCGGTGCCGTTCCTCGTCATCGTCAAGGTCGCCTGCGACAATGTCGAGACGCTGCGGACACTGGGCAAATTCTTGGGCGGTGCCGACACGCAGGTCGCAGCGGCGCGCGAACCGGACGAGCCTGAAGAGCCAAAGGGCGACGAGCAATCGATCAAGGCGTGA
- the ileS gene encoding isoleucine--tRNA ligase, which translates to MCADTPDYKDTLNLPQTDFPMRAGLPKREPDWLARWERIGVYDRLREKEGRTPFTLHDGPPYANGHLHIGHGLNKTIKDMIVRSRQMMGYDARYIPGWDCHGLPIEWKIEERYRAKGRDKDAVDVVEFRRECRDFAAEWVDIQRDEFKRLGITGNWANPYLTMDFHAEAVIAAEFQKFLMNGTLYQGSKPVMWSPVEKTALAEAEVEYHDRQTDAIWVKFAAVNLLSSQDSFSVIIWTTTPWTIPQNRAICFGPGISYGLYEVTGTPEECWAETGETYLLADELAEATLAAARLEPGMYRRMRDVTTDELSTITCAHPLRGVEGADGEWDFDVPLLPGDHVTDDAGTGFVHTAPSHGDDDYAIGRKHDLPMTYNVLDDSSYRADLPFFAGEQIIKSNGKPGGASKAVIAKLQEVGALLARARVTISDAHSWRSKAPVIRLNRPQWFAAIDRAVGDGQDTYGTTIRERALRSIDELVAWTPKRGRNRLHSMIEARPDWVLSRQRAWGVPMTCFVKQGTMPDDADFLLRDADVNARILEAFEAEGADAWYKPGAKERFIGDAANPDEYEQVFDILDVWFDSGSTHAFVLRDRADGSADGIADVYMEGTDQHRGWFHSSMLQGCGTIGRAPYRAVVTHGFTLDEKGNKMSKSLGNTIVPDEVVKQYGADILRLWVAQTDYTADQRIGPEILKGVADSYRRLRNTMRFVLGNLPKESPGVAADDMPELEAWVLHRLAELDETVREGYASYDFQGVWQAVFTFATVDLSAFYFDIRKDALYCDPADSPRRRAAETVLDLIFHRLTTWLAPILVFTMEEVWLERYPGEDSSVHLQDMPTTPEGWRDDAIAARWQGVRAARRVVTAALEVQRRDKVIGASLEAAPIVHVADADLAATLSGLDFADLCITSDVTISTDPAPDAAFRQPETPGIAVVFAMADGSKCQRCWKVTPEVGTGTRPDLCARCEDALG; encoded by the coding sequence ATGTGCGCCGACACCCCCGATTACAAAGACACCCTGAACCTGCCGCAGACAGACTTTCCGATGCGTGCGGGCCTTCCCAAGCGAGAGCCCGACTGGTTGGCCCGCTGGGAAAGGATCGGCGTCTACGACCGACTGCGCGAGAAGGAGGGACGGACGCCCTTCACTCTGCATGACGGACCGCCCTACGCGAACGGGCACCTGCATATCGGTCACGGGCTGAACAAGACGATCAAGGACATGATCGTGCGCTCGCGGCAGATGATGGGATACGACGCGCGCTATATCCCCGGCTGGGATTGCCACGGCCTTCCGATCGAGTGGAAGATCGAGGAACGGTATCGCGCCAAAGGCCGGGACAAGGATGCCGTCGACGTGGTGGAGTTCCGCCGCGAGTGTCGCGATTTCGCTGCGGAATGGGTCGATATCCAGCGCGACGAGTTCAAGCGTCTGGGCATCACCGGCAATTGGGCGAATCCGTATCTGACGATGGATTTCCACGCCGAGGCGGTGATCGCGGCCGAGTTCCAGAAGTTCCTGATGAACGGCACGCTCTATCAGGGGTCGAAGCCCGTGATGTGGTCGCCGGTCGAGAAGACCGCGCTGGCCGAGGCCGAGGTCGAGTATCACGACCGTCAGACGGATGCGATCTGGGTGAAGTTCGCAGCTGTGAACCTGTTGAGTTCGCAGGATTCATTTTCTGTCATCATCTGGACCACGACGCCATGGACGATCCCGCAGAATCGCGCGATCTGCTTCGGGCCGGGAATCTCCTACGGTCTTTACGAGGTGACGGGCACGCCCGAGGAATGCTGGGCCGAGACGGGCGAGACATATCTTCTGGCCGACGAGCTTGCCGAGGCGACGCTTGCCGCCGCGCGGCTGGAGCCGGGGATGTATCGCCGGATGCGCGACGTCACAACGGACGAGCTGTCGACCATCACCTGCGCGCATCCGCTGCGCGGGGTCGAGGGCGCGGACGGCGAGTGGGATTTCGACGTGCCGCTCCTGCCGGGCGATCACGTGACCGACGACGCGGGCACGGGCTTCGTGCATACCGCGCCGAGCCACGGTGACGACGACTACGCGATCGGGCGAAAGCACGACCTGCCGATGACCTACAACGTGCTCGACGATTCGAGCTATCGTGCGGATCTGCCGTTCTTTGCCGGAGAGCAGATCATCAAGTCGAACGGCAAGCCCGGCGGAGCGAGCAAGGCGGTGATCGCGAAGCTGCAGGAGGTGGGCGCGCTGCTGGCACGCGCGCGGGTCACGATCTCGGATGCGCATTCCTGGCGCTCGAAGGCCCCCGTGATCCGGCTCAACCGTCCGCAATGGTTCGCGGCGATCGACCGCGCGGTGGGCGACGGGCAGGATACGTACGGCACTACGATCCGCGAGCGCGCGCTGCGCTCGATCGACGAACTCGTCGCATGGACGCCGAAGCGAGGCCGCAACCGCCTCCATTCCATGATCGAGGCGCGGCCCGACTGGGTGCTGTCGCGGCAGCGCGCCTGGGGTGTGCCGATGACCTGCTTCGTCAAGCAGGGCACGATGCCCGACGACGCCGATTTCCTGCTGCGTGATGCGGACGTGAACGCCCGGATCCTCGAGGCGTTCGAGGCCGAGGGCGCGGATGCCTGGTACAAGCCCGGCGCGAAGGAGCGGTTCATCGGTGATGCGGCGAACCCCGACGAGTACGAGCAGGTCTTCGACATCCTCGACGTCTGGTTCGATTCGGGGTCGACCCATGCCTTCGTGCTGCGCGACCGCGCGGACGGCAGCGCGGACGGTATCGCCGATGTCTACATGGAAGGGACGGACCAGCATCGCGGGTGGTTCCACTCATCGATGCTTCAGGGCTGCGGCACGATCGGGCGTGCGCCCTATCGCGCGGTCGTCACGCATGGTTTCACGCTGGACGAGAAGGGCAACAAGATGTCCAAATCGCTCGGCAACACGATCGTGCCGGACGAGGTGGTCAAGCAATACGGAGCCGATATCCTGCGGCTCTGGGTGGCGCAGACCGATTATACCGCCGACCAGCGGATCGGACCCGAGATCCTGAAGGGCGTGGCCGACAGCTATCGCCGGCTCAGAAACACGATGCGCTTCGTGCTGGGCAACCTGCCGAAGGAGAGCCCCGGCGTCGCGGCCGACGATATGCCCGAACTGGAAGCATGGGTCCTTCACCGTCTGGCCGAACTCGACGAGACCGTGCGCGAGGGGTATGCCTCCTACGATTTCCAGGGGGTCTGGCAGGCGGTCTTCACCTTTGCGACGGTGGATCTGTCGGCGTTCTATTTCGACATCCGCAAGGACGCGCTCTATTGCGATCCTGCCGACAGCCCGCGGCGGCGGGCGGCAGAGACGGTGCTCGATCTGATCTTCCACCGGTTGACGACGTGGCTTGCGCCGATCCTGGTCTTCACGATGGAGGAGGTCTGGCTGGAGCGTTATCCGGGCGAGGACTCCTCGGTGCACCTGCAGGACATGCCGACAACGCCTGAAGGCTGGCGCGACGACGCGATCGCCGCGCGGTGGCAGGGCGTGCGCGCGGCACGGCGGGTCGTGACCGCCGCACTCGAGGTGCAGCGGCGTGACAAGGTCATCGGTGCCTCGCTCGAGGCCGCCCCGATCGTGCATGTCGCCGATGCGGATTTGGCGGCGACGCTTTCCGGGCTCGATTTCGCGGATCTCTGCATCACCAGCGATGTGACGATTTCGACCGATCCGGCCCCCGACGCGGCCTTCCGCCAGCCCGAGACGCCCGGAATTGCCGTGGTCTTCGCCATGGCCGATGGGTCCAAGTGCCAGCGCTGCTGGAAGGTGACGCCGGAGGTCGGGACAGGCACGCGGCCGGATCTCTGTGCCCGTTGCGAAGACGCGCTCGGGTGA
- a CDS encoding DUF3253 domain-containing protein, whose amino-acid sequence MRRDAQIAEALMRLARERGPDKSFCPSQVARALDDDWRPLMDEVRRVASGLPLVATQGGEVVDANRARGPIRLSLRQ is encoded by the coding sequence GTGAGACGCGACGCGCAGATCGCCGAGGCGCTGATGCGCCTCGCGCGGGAGCGCGGCCCGGACAAGAGCTTCTGCCCCTCACAGGTCGCGCGTGCGCTCGATGACGACTGGCGTCCCCTGATGGACGAGGTGCGACGCGTGGCCTCGGGTCTGCCGCTCGTCGCGACGCAGGGCGGCGAGGTGGTGGACGCGAACCGCGCAAGGGGGCCGATCCGGCTGTCGCTCCGCCAATGA
- a CDS encoding DMT family transporter — translation MSTGVFLAVMGSAFLHAAWNSVIKTGANKVTGMLVMTIVQGAAGAAILLTRPWPEADWVPWLIASGIFHAGYKLFLALAYEQGDLSRVYPIARGTAPLIVLAVSGLVLTDTIAAWEYAGIVVLGLGIAGMARGIFGSGEAVALLPYALGSAMMTAGYSIVDGLGARVAGDAVAFVAWLFLLDALIFTPLCLGLRGRAVLRADARVWYLGTLAAAASYGAYAIAVWAMTVAPIALVAALRETSILFAVLIGWIALGERMNAGKAVAAMLIVAGVALTRL, via the coding sequence ATGAGCACGGGCGTCTTCCTTGCCGTGATGGGGTCCGCGTTCCTCCATGCCGCGTGGAACTCGGTGATCAAGACCGGCGCGAACAAGGTGACCGGCATGCTGGTCATGACGATCGTGCAGGGGGCGGCGGGAGCCGCGATCCTGCTGACCCGGCCCTGGCCGGAGGCGGATTGGGTGCCCTGGCTGATCGCGAGCGGCATCTTCCACGCGGGCTACAAGCTGTTCCTCGCCTTGGCCTACGAGCAGGGGGATCTGAGCCGCGTTTATCCGATCGCGCGCGGGACGGCCCCGCTCATCGTCCTCGCAGTGAGCGGACTGGTCCTGACGGACACGATCGCGGCCTGGGAATATGCCGGGATCGTGGTTCTGGGCCTCGGCATCGCCGGCATGGCGCGTGGGATCTTCGGCTCGGGCGAAGCGGTGGCGCTGCTGCCCTATGCGCTGGGTTCGGCCATGATGACGGCGGGCTATTCCATCGTCGACGGACTGGGCGCGCGGGTTGCAGGCGACGCGGTCGCCTTCGTTGCCTGGTTGTTCCTGCTCGACGCGCTGATCTTCACGCCACTTTGCCTCGGCCTCAGGGGGCGGGCCGTTCTGCGCGCGGATGCACGGGTGTGGTATCTCGGAACGCTGGCCGCGGCGGCGTCGTACGGGGCCTATGCGATCGCGGTCTGGGCGATGACGGTCGCGCCGATCGCACTGGTGGCGGCCCTTCGCGAGACGTCGATCCTATTCGCGGTGCTGATCGGGTGGATCGCGCTGGGCGAGCGGATGAATGCGGGCAAGGCCGTTGCGGCGATGCTGATCGTGGCGGGCGTAGCCCTGACGCGTCTCTGA
- a CDS encoding CDP-alcohol phosphatidyltransferase family protein, which translates to MSTHLKALSVHLLTATGAVFAMLAMLAATAEQWDMMWLWLVVAFFVDGIDGPLARKYDVSTNAPEYDGVLMDLIIDYLTYVFIPAYALFASDLLPGWTGWIAMIVITFAGVVYFADTRMKTRDYSFSGFPGCWNMAVLVFFAVEPNFYVILILVALLTVAMFLPLKFVHPTRTGRWRGLTLPVSMAWVFFAGWAAWIDFDPTSWAGWGLIITSVYLVLVGIVQQMIYGPDG; encoded by the coding sequence ATGAGCACGCATCTCAAGGCCCTTTCGGTCCACCTCCTCACGGCGACCGGCGCCGTTTTCGCCATGCTCGCGATGCTGGCCGCCACCGCCGAGCAATGGGACATGATGTGGCTCTGGCTGGTCGTCGCGTTCTTCGTCGACGGGATCGATGGCCCCCTCGCCCGGAAATACGACGTCAGCACCAACGCGCCGGAATATGACGGCGTGCTGATGGATCTCATCATCGACTACCTGACCTACGTCTTCATCCCCGCCTACGCGCTCTTCGCGTCGGATCTGCTGCCGGGATGGACGGGCTGGATCGCGATGATCGTCATTACCTTCGCAGGTGTCGTCTATTTCGCCGATACCCGAATGAAAACGCGCGACTATTCCTTTTCCGGCTTCCCGGGCTGCTGGAACATGGCCGTGCTGGTCTTCTTCGCGGTCGAGCCGAACTTCTACGTCATTCTCATCCTCGTCGCGCTGCTGACGGTCGCGATGTTCCTGCCGCTGAAATTCGTCCACCCGACCCGGACGGGGCGCTGGCGCGGGCTGACGTTGCCCGTTTCGATGGCCTGGGTATTCTTCGCCGGATGGGCGGCTTGGATCGACTTCGACCCGACGAGCTGGGCGGGATGGGGCCTTATCATCACGTCCGTCTATCTGGTTCTGGTTGGCATCGTGCAGCAGATGATCTACGGCCCCGACGGCTGA
- a CDS encoding SRPBCC family protein yields the protein MTRDIRAPRARIFDALSDFETIENRLRGRGALVERVDDGGAGPSGAAWRLEFDLLEKRRALEAHVIRIAPDDALAIAARSSGLDLTLDAVLSDTSGEATRMTLDATILAATLKGKVLLQSMKLARSRITRAIENRIDDLVVRAEQGRL from the coding sequence GTGACCCGCGATATCCGCGCCCCGCGCGCCCGAATCTTCGACGCGCTGAGCGATTTCGAGACGATCGAAAACCGCCTGCGCGGGCGCGGCGCTCTGGTCGAACGTGTCGACGACGGCGGCGCGGGCCCCTCGGGGGCCGCCTGGCGGTTGGAGTTCGACCTGCTGGAGAAGCGTCGTGCGCTCGAGGCACATGTCATCCGGATCGCCCCTGACGACGCGCTTGCCATCGCCGCGCGGTCGAGCGGTCTCGACCTGACGCTCGACGCGGTTCTCTCCGATACGTCGGGCGAGGCGACGCGGATGACGCTCGACGCGACGATCCTCGCGGCGACACTCAAGGGCAAGGTCCTGCTGCAATCTATGAAACTGGCACGTTCGCGGATCACCCGGGCCATCGAGAACCGCATCGACGATCTCGTCGTCAGGGCAGAACAAGGCCGGCTCTAG
- the nudC gene encoding NAD(+) diphosphatase → MRNAERVTFGGSGLDRAAHRRGDADALLREPGARMLPMWRGKPGLVARDGGHALGLVETDRLTGSGLTIFLGMDDDGPLFGRDLSDWAPHEMPETLNAFSDPSVQRHPDLPDEHGFHELRSVMTGLDPRAAELAATTRGLLEWHRTHPFCARCGERSVPACAGWQRDCPACGAHHFPRTDPVAIMLVTHGNDLLLGRSPGWPDRMYSLLAGFVEPGETLEAAVRREVFEEARVRVGHVDYLASQPWPFPASLMLGCHGHATSREITVDENEIESARWVPREEVARAFAGDHPEIAAARPGAIAHFLIRNWLADTLD, encoded by the coding sequence ATGCGGAATGCGGAACGGGTGACGTTCGGGGGCTCGGGGCTCGACCGCGCGGCACATCGACGCGGCGATGCGGATGCCCTGTTGCGGGAACCGGGCGCGCGAATGCTGCCGATGTGGCGTGGCAAACCCGGCCTTGTCGCCCGCGACGGCGGCCATGCGCTCGGGCTCGTAGAGACGGATCGGCTGACCGGTTCGGGGCTCACGATTTTTCTGGGGATGGACGATGACGGCCCCCTTTTCGGCCGCGACCTGAGCGACTGGGCCCCGCACGAAATGCCCGAGACGCTCAACGCCTTCTCCGACCCTTCGGTGCAGCGCCATCCGGATCTGCCCGACGAACACGGCTTTCACGAGCTTCGGTCGGTGATGACCGGGCTTGATCCGCGCGCGGCCGAGCTTGCCGCGACGACACGTGGCCTGCTCGAATGGCACCGCACCCATCCGTTCTGCGCGCGATGCGGCGAACGCAGCGTTCCGGCCTGCGCCGGCTGGCAGCGCGATTGCCCCGCCTGCGGCGCGCATCACTTCCCGCGCACCGATCCCGTGGCGATCATGCTCGTCACCCATGGAAACGACCTGTTGCTCGGTCGCTCCCCCGGCTGGCCCGACCGGATGTATTCGCTCCTTGCTGGCTTCGTCGAGCCGGGCGAGACGCTTGAGGCCGCGGTGCGCCGCGAGGTCTTCGAGGAGGCCCGCGTGCGGGTCGGGCATGTCGATTATCTCGCAAGCCAGCCCTGGCCCTTTCCCGCCTCGCTCATGCTCGGATGTCATGGCCACGCGACAAGCCGCGAGATCACCGTCGACGAAAACGAGATCGAATCCGCGCGCTGGGTCCCGCGCGAGGAGGTCGCCCGCGCCTTCGCCGGCGATCACCCCGAGATCGCGGCCGCGCGGCCCGGTGCCATCGCGCATTTCCTGATCCGCAACTGGCTGGCCGACACGCTGGATTGA
- a CDS encoding bifunctional metallophosphatase/5'-nucleotidase has translation MSKRLQDKDDARKGPKARGRADHSEIEVSLRLLATSDLHGWARQFDYVSGEAAPGRGIESVLPVVAALREENPNSLLFDVGDFLTGSTLGDVAMQGAGIGPNPIVAAMNVVGYDAATLGNHEFDYGCAALDRALEHADFPVVTTNILRGRGESPLTDCPLREGALLLRRRVRDRDGDHHDLRIGIVAFLPETTLEQTRAKHADVDALGARPIAEAARGWIAHLRESGADLVIALCHDGVEDGRDDPVGSPLDIARAGGVDAIFMGHFHQVFPSPEATGPARPGIDARKGFLGGVPAAMPGCWGRHVAVVDLTLVQDATGRWQAGSEGGRIVGTATPPRRKVPAAVLQARKLHEVTSDAHEMCLVRGGTPLATMPAAATSYFARLGRCPITMIVARVMANALKRHMPDRPALPVIGMAAPARSGGAGGAGNYAAIAPGALRRSHLDLLAPFPDRICAVEVTGAELRDLFERSVAGFRRISSGSGNVQPLVDARLPGLSFLMSPDAHAVVDLSREAKFDWLGRRAGEGRIASLVVHGREVRAGDRYLLAVNDFRAHGGGALPGCRAENMRWQSDATVRDVVLEEIGEAISEDLWNPGFTLSCPEDVDPVFRTGRGAQAHLSNIADLGPVRRPGGGNWLDLRLTEVGSALEIER, from the coding sequence GTGTCGAAACGCTTGCAGGACAAAGACGACGCCCGCAAGGGCCCGAAGGCGCGCGGCCGTGCCGACCACAGCGAGATCGAGGTTTCGTTGCGCCTTCTGGCGACGAGCGATCTTCATGGCTGGGCCCGCCAGTTCGATTACGTCAGCGGCGAGGCCGCGCCGGGGCGGGGAATCGAATCGGTGCTTCCGGTCGTCGCCGCCCTGCGCGAGGAGAACCCCAATTCCCTGCTGTTCGACGTCGGGGATTTCCTGACCGGATCGACATTGGGCGATGTCGCGATGCAGGGGGCGGGGATCGGGCCCAATCCGATCGTGGCGGCGATGAACGTGGTGGGCTACGACGCCGCGACGCTCGGCAATCACGAATTCGACTATGGCTGCGCCGCGCTCGACCGGGCGCTGGAACACGCGGATTTCCCGGTCGTGACGACCAACATCCTGCGCGGACGGGGAGAGAGCCCGCTCACGGACTGCCCGCTGCGGGAGGGGGCGCTCCTGCTGCGCCGCCGTGTGCGCGATCGCGACGGAGACCATCACGACCTCAGGATCGGAATCGTCGCGTTTCTGCCCGAGACGACGCTCGAGCAGACACGGGCGAAACACGCCGACGTCGATGCGCTGGGCGCGCGCCCGATCGCCGAAGCTGCCCGAGGCTGGATTGCCCATCTGCGCGAGAGCGGTGCCGATCTGGTGATCGCGCTCTGCCACGACGGCGTGGAGGACGGCCGCGACGATCCCGTTGGATCGCCGCTCGATATCGCGCGGGCAGGCGGTGTCGATGCCATCTTCATGGGGCATTTTCATCAGGTCTTTCCATCGCCCGAGGCCACCGGCCCCGCGCGCCCAGGCATCGACGCGCGCAAGGGCTTCCTCGGGGGCGTTCCGGCAGCGATGCCGGGATGCTGGGGAAGGCACGTCGCGGTCGTGGATCTGACGCTCGTCCAGGATGCGACGGGCCGATGGCAGGCCGGATCGGAGGGGGGGCGGATCGTCGGGACCGCCACGCCGCCCCGCCGCAAGGTGCCAGCCGCGGTCCTGCAGGCGCGGAAGCTGCACGAGGTCACGTCGGACGCGCACGAGATGTGCCTGGTACGGGGCGGTACGCCGCTTGCCACGATGCCCGCCGCCGCGACGAGCTATTTCGCGCGGCTGGGACGCTGCCCGATCACGATGATCGTGGCGCGGGTCATGGCGAACGCGCTGAAGCGGCACATGCCGGATCGGCCCGCGCTGCCGGTGATCGGGATGGCCGCCCCCGCGCGGTCGGGAGGGGCGGGCGGTGCCGGGAATTACGCTGCGATCGCCCCCGGTGCGCTGAGGCGCAGCCATCTCGACCTGCTCGCCCCCTTTCCGGACAGGATCTGCGCGGTCGAGGTGACGGGGGCCGAGCTTCGCGACCTCTTTGAGCGCAGCGTCGCGGGATTCCGGAGAATCTCCTCCGGCAGCGGCAATGTCCAGCCGCTCGTCGATGCTCGGCTGCCGGGTCTGAGCTTCCTCATGAGTCCGGACGCCCATGCCGTCGTGGATCTCAGCCGCGAAGCGAAGTTCGACTGGCTCGGGCGGCGCGCGGGCGAGGGGCGGATCGCCTCGCTCGTCGTGCATGGGCGGGAGGTGCGGGCAGGCGATCGCTATCTTCTGGCCGTCAACGATTTCCGCGCGCATGGCGGAGGTGCGTTGCCGGGGTGCCGCGCGGAGAACATGCGTTGGCAAAGCGACGCGACAGTGCGCGATGTCGTGCTCGAAGAGATCGGCGAAGCGATTTCGGAGGATCTCTGGAATCCGGGCTTCACGCTCAGCTGCCCCGAGGACGTCGATCCGGTGTTTCGTACCGGACGCGGCGCGCAGGCGCATCTGTCGAACATCGCGGATCTCGGGCCCGTCAGACGGCCGGGCGGCGGGAACTGGCTGGATCTGCGCCTGACCGAGGTCGGATCGGCCCTTGAAATCGAGCGCTGA
- a CDS encoding DUF202 domain-containing protein has protein sequence MNAKNKLAQDRTDWAEDRTLLASERTFAGWIRTGLTSLVVAIGLQAVFGPAEPTWAPKAVASLFLAASLGIFIAAWVEARANRRAFEARTAEAQPMRRITALSALLSMATLLLCLVLWLL, from the coding sequence ATGAACGCCAAGAACAAGCTCGCGCAGGACCGCACCGACTGGGCCGAGGACCGAACGCTCCTCGCCTCCGAGCGGACCTTCGCCGGGTGGATCCGCACCGGTCTCACCAGTCTCGTCGTCGCGATCGGGCTTCAGGCGGTCTTCGGTCCGGCCGAACCCACCTGGGCCCCGAAAGCGGTGGCCTCGCTGTTTCTCGCCGCATCGCTCGGGATATTCATCGCAGCCTGGGTGGAGGCGCGTGCGAACCGTCGTGCCTTCGAGGCTCGCACCGCCGAGGCGCAGCCGATGCGCCGGATCACCGCGCTGTCGGCCCTGCTCAGCATGGCGACGCTTCTCTTGTGTCTGGTGCTCTGGCTGCTCTAG